The Sorangiineae bacterium MSr11367 genome window below encodes:
- a CDS encoding glycosyltransferase family 39 protein, with translation MIVAALLSFVLVLRFAVRGVLPAWAVAILAPCTLLAAAWLFVRGKPRQDLWVLALGTSTALPMLGAFSLIDPWETHYGEVAREMIERRDFVSPWWAQDGWFMTKPVLIFWLEALAMVVFGVRTGADGILAGGANPEWALRMPAFALALAGVYILYDGVARTCGRRAGFLGALVLWTMPGFALLTHQATTDMPLIGGVAASLGLLLRALHTPESAQASGRPLAVWVALLTVPQLAIVALAPRLVAGSPHACTLPGQRACAEVALAHPGFSPWLQVALFLPLLVWLLVRIATETRLAHLLALGAWTAAAFAAMAKGPAGLAFPAAGVVLVLVSRRTHRLPETLRLLEIPTGLLLSVMMIGPWYLAIWARHGRGFLDELVMTHMIGRTLTHLHDVNEAEDVGLIYFVRQLGYATFPWSGLLAAAALSFPRRDDGSHRTGARTLLFGSALFTFTLVSAMRTKFHHYVLPAVPPLAMLVGIWLDERLSEAEKPGRRRLLASAVLAFGAACVLALVTRDLGASPSHLMKLFTYRYQRDWPSAQAFAPALVIFGVLTTVASLALAIRPWRRHAVLALGALAVGCTLLLLDGYLVRCAPNGGQRHVMDAYYRARSDTTTPLVAYELNWKGENFYTGNHLAIFLSGGSPMRTWLDAKQRAGEHTFFFVTERSRIRGLRAELGPTRAFEELTDASASAEFALVRAEL, from the coding sequence ATGATCGTCGCGGCGCTTCTCTCGTTCGTGCTCGTACTTCGATTCGCCGTGCGCGGTGTGCTGCCGGCGTGGGCCGTCGCCATCCTCGCACCGTGCACGCTGCTCGCGGCAGCATGGCTCTTCGTCCGCGGAAAGCCGCGGCAGGACCTCTGGGTCCTCGCCCTCGGTACGAGCACCGCGCTGCCGATGCTCGGTGCCTTCTCCCTGATCGATCCTTGGGAGACGCACTACGGAGAGGTCGCGCGCGAGATGATCGAACGGCGCGACTTCGTCTCCCCGTGGTGGGCGCAGGACGGCTGGTTCATGACCAAGCCGGTGCTCATCTTCTGGCTCGAGGCCCTCGCCATGGTCGTCTTTGGCGTTCGCACCGGAGCCGATGGAATCCTCGCCGGAGGGGCCAACCCGGAGTGGGCCTTGCGCATGCCCGCCTTCGCGCTCGCCCTCGCCGGTGTGTACATTCTCTACGACGGCGTCGCGCGCACGTGCGGGCGGCGGGCGGGTTTTCTCGGGGCGCTCGTGCTCTGGACCATGCCGGGGTTCGCGCTACTAACGCACCAAGCGACGACGGACATGCCGCTCATCGGCGGCGTTGCGGCGAGCCTCGGCCTTTTGCTGCGCGCGCTCCACACACCCGAGAGTGCGCAGGCCAGCGGACGCCCCCTCGCGGTATGGGTCGCCCTTCTCACGGTGCCGCAACTCGCGATCGTCGCGCTTGCGCCGCGCCTCGTGGCGGGGTCTCCGCACGCGTGCACCCTGCCCGGGCAGCGCGCCTGTGCCGAGGTCGCACTGGCCCACCCTGGGTTTTCCCCGTGGCTGCAGGTCGCACTCTTCCTGCCGCTCCTCGTCTGGCTGCTCGTGCGCATCGCCACGGAAACGCGCCTCGCGCACCTCCTCGCGCTGGGTGCGTGGACGGCCGCGGCCTTCGCCGCCATGGCAAAAGGCCCCGCGGGGCTCGCCTTCCCCGCGGCGGGCGTGGTGCTCGTTCTCGTGTCGCGCCGCACGCACCGGCTGCCCGAGACCTTGCGCCTTCTGGAAATTCCCACGGGCCTTTTGCTCTCCGTGATGATGATCGGCCCCTGGTACTTGGCCATCTGGGCGCGCCACGGACGCGGCTTCCTCGACGAACTCGTCATGACCCACATGATCGGCCGCACCCTCACGCACCTGCACGACGTCAACGAGGCCGAGGACGTGGGCCTCATCTACTTCGTGCGCCAGCTCGGATACGCGACGTTCCCCTGGTCCGGGCTGCTCGCCGCCGCGGCCCTTTCCTTCCCGCGAAGGGACGACGGCTCGCACCGCACGGGGGCGCGCACGCTGCTCTTCGGCTCTGCGCTCTTCACCTTCACCTTGGTGTCGGCCATGCGCACCAAGTTCCATCATTACGTGCTGCCCGCCGTGCCGCCTCTCGCCATGCTCGTGGGCATTTGGCTCGACGAACGCCTTTCCGAGGCCGAAAAACCGGGTCGCCGCCGGCTCCTCGCGAGCGCGGTCCTCGCCTTCGGTGCGGCCTGCGTCCTCGCACTGGTCACCCGCGATCTCGGCGCCAGCCCATCGCACCTCATGAAGCTTTTCACGTACCGCTACCAGCGCGACTGGCCATCCGCACAGGCCTTCGCGCCCGCGCTGGTCATCTTCGGTGTCCTCACCACCGTGGCAAGCCTCGCGCTCGCCATACGCCCCTGGCGCCGCCACGCCGTGCTCGCATTGGGTGCACTCGCCGTGGGGTGCACCTTGCTCTTGCTCGACGGGTACCTCGTGCGCTGCGCCCCCAACGGCGGACAGCGCCACGTCATGGACGCGTACTACCGCGCGCGAAGCGACACCACGACGCCCTTGGTGGCCTACGAGCTCAATTGGAAAGGTGAAAATTTCTACACGGGAAATCACCTCGCCATTTTTCTTTCCGGGGGCTCGCCCATGCGCACGTGGCTCGACGCAAAGCAGCGCGCGGGCGAGCACACCTTCTTCTTCGTCACCGAGCGCAGCCGAATTCGGGGCTTGCGCGCGGAGCTCGGCCCAACGCGCG
- a CDS encoding RNA polymerase sigma factor gives MLAVARPLTASTSASPAELDFEALYSQHARYVAGVVHRIMGRDAEVDDVVQETFLDALDGLASLEAPSAVRAWLVTIAVRRTRRILARRRRRSLFAFWIRDFAAPASDPRDRQAVDELYDALGRLPEDLRIPWILHRVVALSLPETAAACEVSLATVKRRLADAEERLERRLSPKGPQP, from the coding sequence GTGCTAGCTGTCGCGCGCCCGCTTACCGCTTCGACCTCGGCCTCGCCGGCCGAATTGGACTTCGAGGCGCTCTATTCCCAGCACGCGCGCTACGTGGCCGGCGTCGTGCACCGCATCATGGGGCGCGATGCCGAGGTGGACGACGTCGTCCAGGAGACATTCCTCGACGCCCTCGATGGCCTGGCGAGCCTGGAGGCGCCTTCCGCCGTTCGCGCCTGGCTGGTCACCATCGCCGTGCGCCGCACCCGCCGCATCCTGGCGCGCCGCCGGCGCCGCAGCCTGTTCGCCTTCTGGATTCGCGATTTTGCCGCACCCGCTTCCGATCCGCGCGATCGTCAGGCCGTCGACGAGTTGTACGATGCGCTCGGGCGCCTGCCGGAAGATCTGCGCATCCCGTGGATCTTGCACCGGGTGGTGGCCCTGAGCCTCCCCGAGACCGCAGCCGCCTGCGAGGTGTCGCTGGCCACCGTGAAGCGGCGGCTCGCCGATGCGGAAGAGCGCCTCGAGCGCCGTCTTTCCCCGAAAGGGCCCCAGCCATGA
- a CDS encoding AraC family transcriptional regulator, producing MGERTRPRIGLGVALRQTPAGLHAHTSTSDHVISVHAGPPVRSSCIKHRSVRERGDINLMPAGMSDAWCDDDASASLDLRVPTSLLRSVAEEMGLAPERAGIEPRYEFRDAQIEHIAWALEAESRAGFPNGLLYTDSLGTALAVHLLGRYAAPAPDRSGLTPVQVRRVKEYVEEHLDENLSLVRLSRVAGVSASHFKTLFKRSMGVPVHEYVVQRRVERARLLLQQGELPATQIALDVGFSHQSHMARWMRRVLGVTPTSVARSRAV from the coding sequence ATGGGAGAACGCACGCGGCCTCGGATCGGACTCGGTGTTGCACTACGCCAGACCCCCGCGGGGCTGCATGCGCACACGTCCACCTCGGACCACGTCATCAGCGTGCACGCGGGCCCGCCCGTGCGCTCGTCGTGCATCAAGCACCGAAGTGTGCGCGAGCGTGGCGACATCAATTTGATGCCCGCCGGCATGTCCGACGCATGGTGCGACGACGACGCGAGCGCATCGCTGGATCTGCGCGTTCCCACCTCGCTGCTCCGCTCCGTGGCGGAGGAGATGGGGCTCGCCCCCGAGCGCGCCGGCATCGAGCCACGGTACGAATTTCGCGACGCGCAGATCGAGCACATCGCCTGGGCGCTCGAGGCGGAGAGCCGCGCCGGTTTTCCCAACGGGCTTCTCTACACCGATAGCCTCGGCACCGCCCTGGCGGTGCACTTGCTGGGTCGCTACGCCGCGCCCGCGCCGGATCGCAGCGGTCTGACGCCCGTGCAGGTTCGCCGGGTGAAGGAGTACGTGGAGGAGCACCTCGACGAAAATCTGTCGCTCGTGCGCCTTTCACGCGTTGCCGGGGTAAGCGCCTCGCATTTCAAAACGCTGTTCAAGCGCTCCATGGGCGTCCCGGTGCACGAATACGTGGTTCAGCGAAGGGTCGAACGCGCCCGGCTGCTGCTGCAACAGGGGGAGCTCCCGGCCACGCAAATTGCGCTGGACGTGGGCTTCTCGCACCAGAGCCACATGGCACGCTGGATGCGACGGGTGCTCGGCGTCACCCCCACGTCGGTCGCGCGCTCACGAGCCGTCTAG
- a CDS encoding DUF885 domain-containing protein, translated as MTVLQLADTMLDLLAEEDPLNELLQGYPGYEHRLPDPDEAAESRLRERAQALAQAARELEPAAEDEVTHALLLQQAESLVDRIDARLIEHTMADYITAPIAKLLLALPLVRVARVEQEEAYLERLAAVPEFLGKAAQRHRQGVAAGRLPVAERVAAARTRLEAYLAAPESDPLRRPSLTGVRVEQRDRLLADEVRPAFAAYREVLTKEIAPHGRSEERPGLCWLPNGGATYAALARTHTTTGHTPEELHRIGLELIERLAGEYVAIGASLFGVRTVTEVHERMRTDSAMRWKDGAELLACARAAIDRAEAAAPSWFGRLPSHPCALEPTPPEAGEAAAAAYYMPAPMDGSHPGTFYANTHRANERSRYGMEATSFHEAVPGHHFQITIAQELKGLHMLRQVAGINAYIEGWGLYAERLADEMGLYSSALDRLGMLAADSMRAARLVVDTGLHALGWSRARVVDYLRANTVMDDVEIQSETDRYIEMPGQALSYMVGRLELQRMRAKAQTELGAAFDFRAFHDLLLGGGALPMAVLDGVVSAWSQGLRTSKSG; from the coding sequence ATGACCGTCCTCCAGCTCGCCGACACCATGCTCGATCTTTTGGCGGAAGAAGATCCGCTGAACGAGCTTTTGCAGGGATATCCCGGTTACGAACACCGCCTGCCCGATCCCGACGAGGCGGCGGAATCGCGCTTGCGCGAGCGCGCGCAGGCGCTGGCCCAGGCGGCGCGTGAGCTCGAGCCGGCCGCCGAGGACGAGGTGACGCACGCGTTGCTCCTGCAGCAGGCGGAATCGCTCGTGGACCGCATCGATGCGCGGCTCATCGAGCACACGATGGCGGATTACATCACTGCGCCCATCGCCAAGTTGCTCTTGGCGCTGCCGCTCGTCCGCGTGGCGCGTGTCGAGCAGGAGGAAGCGTACCTCGAACGCCTGGCCGCGGTGCCCGAGTTTCTCGGCAAGGCCGCGCAACGGCATCGGCAGGGCGTCGCTGCGGGGCGCCTTCCCGTGGCCGAGCGCGTGGCGGCTGCGCGGACGCGGCTCGAGGCATACCTCGCCGCTCCCGAATCCGATCCACTGCGCCGTCCGTCGCTGACCGGCGTGCGCGTGGAGCAGCGCGATCGCCTTTTGGCCGACGAAGTGCGGCCGGCCTTTGCCGCATACCGTGAGGTCCTCACCAAGGAGATTGCTCCGCACGGTCGATCGGAGGAACGCCCCGGCCTATGCTGGCTTCCCAACGGCGGCGCGACCTATGCCGCGCTCGCGCGCACGCACACCACGACGGGGCATACGCCCGAGGAATTGCATCGCATCGGGCTCGAATTGATCGAGCGCCTCGCCGGCGAATACGTGGCCATCGGCGCTTCCCTCTTTGGCGTGCGCACGGTCACCGAGGTGCACGAGCGCATGCGCACCGATTCGGCGATGCGCTGGAAGGATGGCGCCGAGTTGCTCGCGTGCGCGCGGGCAGCCATCGATCGGGCGGAGGCCGCCGCGCCGTCGTGGTTTGGGCGATTGCCCTCGCACCCGTGCGCGCTGGAGCCCACGCCGCCGGAGGCGGGGGAGGCCGCGGCGGCGGCGTATTACATGCCCGCGCCCATGGATGGCTCGCATCCTGGTACCTTTTATGCGAATACGCACCGCGCGAACGAGCGCAGTCGCTACGGCATGGAGGCCACCTCGTTCCACGAGGCGGTGCCGGGTCACCATTTCCAAATTACGATTGCGCAGGAGCTAAAAGGATTGCACATGCTCCGCCAGGTGGCGGGCATCAATGCCTACATCGAAGGCTGGGGCCTTTACGCCGAGCGCCTCGCCGACGAAATGGGGCTCTACTCCAGCGCGCTCGATCGTCTGGGCATGCTCGCGGCCGATTCCATGCGCGCGGCGCGCCTCGTCGTCGATACGGGATTGCACGCCCTGGGCTGGAGCCGCGCGCGCGTGGTGGACTATTTGCGTGCAAACACCGTGATGGATGATGTGGAGATCCAATCCGAGACGGATCGGTACATCGAAATGCCGGGCCAGGCCCTCTCCTATATGGTGGGGCGGCTCGAACTGCAGCGCATGCGCGCCAAAGCCCAGACCGAATTGGGCGCGGCCTTCGACTTTCGCGCCTTTCACGATCTGTTGCTCGGGGGCGGGGCCTTGCCCATGGCCGTGCTCGACGGCGTCGTGTCCGCGTGGAGTCAGGGCTTGCGCACGTCCAAATCGGGATAG
- a CDS encoding antibiotic biosynthesis monooxygenase produces the protein MSEPLCLPDFMRPDVGCVVTSVWYLGSYERQRAAADAAIEAWKQLPWPEECISNNCYLSPDGKLVWFYGQWTSEEAHRAFSRTQRSLVAEAVDRAVSNVQRMGVIRSRVQRNMSQRRDIFPGCIILVTIATDGPEHQLQVEQTIFSRIVREGAPAHPGGVGGHLLFSNDGKRVLVYAEWTSEAAHRDALQSGVLGGRGGIFEGMSGIEGIGFDRYHLYRRVERPR, from the coding sequence ATGAGTGAGCCTCTTTGTCTCCCCGACTTCATGCGGCCCGACGTGGGCTGCGTCGTGACGAGCGTCTGGTACCTGGGCAGCTACGAGCGGCAGCGTGCCGCCGCGGACGCGGCCATCGAAGCATGGAAGCAGCTGCCGTGGCCGGAGGAGTGCATTTCGAACAATTGCTATTTGAGCCCCGACGGCAAGCTCGTCTGGTTCTACGGCCAATGGACCAGCGAGGAAGCTCACCGCGCGTTCTCACGGACGCAGCGCTCGCTCGTGGCCGAGGCCGTCGACCGGGCCGTGTCGAACGTTCAACGCATGGGCGTCATCCGCTCGCGCGTCCAACGCAACATGTCCCAGAGGCGCGACATTTTTCCGGGGTGCATCATCCTGGTGACCATTGCCACCGACGGCCCCGAGCACCAATTGCAAGTCGAGCAGACGATTTTCTCGCGCATCGTGAGAGAAGGCGCACCCGCGCACCCCGGGGGCGTTGGCGGGCACCTCCTTTTCAGCAACGACGGCAAGCGCGTCCTCGTCTACGCCGAATGGACCAGCGAAGCCGCACACCGGGACGCCTTGCAGTCCGGCGTCCTCGGTGGAAGGGGCGGCATCTTCGAGGGAATGTCCGGTATCGAGGGCATTGGCTTCGACCGGTACCACTTGTACCGAAGGGTCGAGCGCCCCCGATGA
- a CDS encoding discoidin domain-containing protein translates to MRTHICSSVAVAATLLSVYACSDGNLEEGARDESSIPIGSALAVAGRGATVAFIEHEAENAVTNGTVLAKNRSAGTLAGEASGRRAVTLSGQGQYVEFTLTAPANSIDVRYSLPDSSAGTGIDAKLGLYIDGVKDRDLDLTSRYGWYYGSYPFTNRPGDGKAHHFYDETRALLGRTLPAGTKVKLQVGPGNDAPSYTIDLADFEQVGAAGTRPANSLSVTEYGATANDATDDANAFDAAVSAARTQGKEVWIPSGVFMIGHHITVNQVTIRGAGAWYSELRGNRAGIFGLGEPPSCDVGGTRGSTSSNVKLYDFAIIGEVKERVDCDQANGIGGALGGGSEIARLWIQHTKVGLWLDGPFDGLTIRDNRILDQTADGLNLHQGVSHVTVTNNFWRNLGDDGLAMWSEYNADHDNVFSFNTVIAPILANGIAIYGGYGNSVTDNVIADNQDQGGAIHVANRFSAVALSGTTTIARNTAIRCGVLDSNWNFGVGALWFDGRESGLNGTINVSDTDLVDNNYEAIQFIDNPANDVHFSNVRIQGAGTFALQLQANGRATFSNVVATNIGRAGMYNCMGSGAFTIVDQGGNSGWSTSYCGSWPTPIYDGDNGGSDAGTDSGTDTGTDSGGNPTGNLALNRPVAASSSLGNYPASNAVDGNQNTYWESTNNSFPQTLTVDLGTNRSVNRVVLKLPAANWGTRTQTLSVLGSTDNSNYTTLLSSRGVVFDPASNNTATLTFPASSQRYIRLQITANTGWPAGQCSEFEVYSP, encoded by the coding sequence ATGAGGACACACATCTGCTCCAGCGTTGCCGTCGCGGCGACGTTGCTGTCCGTCTATGCGTGTAGCGATGGGAATTTGGAGGAAGGTGCACGCGACGAATCGTCCATTCCCATCGGGTCGGCGCTCGCAGTCGCGGGACGGGGCGCCACCGTAGCGTTCATCGAGCACGAGGCCGAGAACGCGGTGACCAATGGCACCGTGCTCGCGAAGAACCGCAGCGCCGGCACCTTGGCCGGGGAAGCCTCGGGCCGCAGGGCCGTGACCTTGTCGGGGCAAGGCCAATACGTGGAGTTCACCCTCACGGCGCCGGCCAACTCCATCGATGTTCGCTACAGCCTCCCCGATTCGTCGGCGGGCACCGGCATCGATGCCAAGTTGGGACTCTACATCGACGGGGTCAAAGACCGCGATTTGGACCTGACCTCGCGCTATGGCTGGTATTACGGCTCATATCCCTTTACCAATCGGCCCGGCGACGGCAAGGCGCACCATTTTTACGACGAAACGCGTGCGCTGCTCGGAAGGACCCTTCCTGCGGGAACCAAGGTAAAGCTCCAGGTCGGGCCGGGGAACGATGCGCCGTCGTACACCATCGATCTCGCCGATTTCGAGCAAGTAGGCGCGGCGGGCACGCGCCCGGCGAACTCGCTCTCCGTCACCGAATACGGCGCCACCGCCAACGATGCGACGGACGATGCCAATGCCTTCGATGCCGCCGTATCCGCCGCGCGCACCCAAGGAAAAGAAGTGTGGATTCCGTCGGGTGTGTTCATGATTGGCCACCACATCACCGTCAACCAGGTGACCATCCGCGGCGCGGGCGCGTGGTACAGCGAATTGCGCGGCAATCGCGCGGGCATTTTCGGCTTGGGCGAGCCCCCGAGCTGCGACGTCGGCGGCACCCGCGGAAGCACGAGCAGCAACGTCAAATTGTACGATTTTGCCATCATCGGCGAGGTCAAGGAGCGGGTCGACTGCGACCAGGCCAATGGCATCGGCGGTGCGCTGGGCGGCGGTTCGGAGATCGCCCGGCTATGGATTCAACATACCAAGGTGGGATTGTGGCTCGACGGGCCCTTCGATGGCCTCACCATTCGCGACAACCGCATCCTCGACCAGACCGCCGACGGCTTGAACCTGCACCAGGGCGTCAGCCACGTCACGGTGACCAACAATTTTTGGCGCAACTTGGGCGACGACGGCCTGGCCATGTGGTCGGAATACAATGCCGATCATGACAACGTATTTTCCTTCAACACGGTCATCGCGCCGATTCTCGCCAATGGAATTGCCATCTACGGCGGGTACGGTAACAGCGTGACCGACAACGTCATCGCCGACAACCAGGATCAAGGCGGAGCCATCCACGTGGCCAACCGCTTTTCGGCCGTTGCGCTCAGCGGCACCACCACCATCGCGCGCAACACCGCCATCCGCTGCGGCGTGCTCGATTCGAACTGGAACTTCGGCGTCGGCGCCCTCTGGTTCGACGGGCGCGAATCGGGCTTGAACGGCACCATCAACGTGAGCGACACCGACCTGGTGGACAACAATTACGAGGCCATCCAATTCATCGACAACCCGGCCAACGACGTGCACTTCTCCAATGTGCGCATCCAGGGCGCGGGCACCTTCGCGCTGCAGCTGCAGGCCAATGGCAGGGCGACGTTCTCCAACGTGGTGGCCACGAACATCGGCCGCGCCGGCATGTACAATTGCATGGGCAGCGGCGCCTTCACCATCGTCGACCAGGGTGGCAATTCCGGGTGGAGCACCAGCTATTGCGGCAGCTGGCCCACCCCCATTTACGACGGAGACAACGGCGGCAGCGACGCCGGTACCGATTCGGGCACGGACACGGGCACGGACAGCGGTGGCAACCCCACGGGCAATTTGGCGCTCAATCGGCCGGTCGCGGCGAGCAGCTCGCTGGGCAATTACCCGGCAAGCAATGCCGTCGACGGAAACCAGAATACGTATTGGGAAAGCACGAACAACTCCTTCCCGCAGACCCTCACCGTGGACCTCGGGACCAACCGAAGCGTGAACCGGGTGGTGCTCAAGCTTCCTGCTGCCAACTGGGGGACGCGCACGCAAACGCTGTCGGTCCTGGGCAGCACGGACAATTCGAATTACACGACGTTGCTCTCGTCGCGCGGGGTGGTCTTCGATCCGGCCAGCAACAACACCGCCACCCTGACCTTTCCGGCAAGCTCACAGAGGTACATCCGCCTTCAGATCACCGCGAACACCGGATGGCCCGCCGGCCAATGCTCCGAGTTCGAGGTGTACTCGCCATAG
- a CDS encoding SLATT domain-containing protein, giving the protein MTREDRHTLPPERDIVAANAQAIRVSVMDGVDAGRSVVVFADMRIHVGTEELSDLRLSDRTVSPRHLAIDCIGHRFRMTDLESVSGTRLNGVPVSEAYIVAGDVVSCGNIKLAIAAENAKQAAFSRSVAMGKNASTMTPPDIKDLLAEWQAWAHVFSKSHRRAALRLERRHYWLGIPSTLMGAVVGTTIFGTLEKAAGSWPLKIALAAVSMSAACLVALQTFLRYLERAGQHNLAHAEYEDIARSIELLSLDSRSRRDWVKSLEGLGHRLDAIKGKAPIPPDAEDLELQFEEAKERFRLRLSASVKFRERDVQRQADTTPNVRHAGFSFPPPMGYLNGPLEPSRFYEDDERIALRREAKERARYESERKIALDRTNEPHWEGPSFAAQLRAFEDVDG; this is encoded by the coding sequence ATGACCCGCGAGGATCGTCATACGCTCCCGCCAGAGCGCGATATCGTGGCGGCAAACGCACAAGCTATCCGAGTCTCCGTGATGGACGGAGTCGACGCTGGGCGATCGGTCGTCGTCTTCGCCGACATGCGAATTCACGTCGGCACGGAGGAGTTGTCCGATCTACGACTGAGCGATCGCACCGTCTCACCGCGGCATCTGGCCATCGATTGCATCGGCCATCGATTCCGCATGACCGATCTCGAGTCCGTCAGCGGCACCCGCCTCAATGGTGTGCCCGTTTCGGAAGCCTACATCGTGGCGGGGGACGTCGTCTCCTGCGGCAATATCAAACTTGCGATTGCCGCCGAGAACGCAAAGCAAGCGGCATTTTCCAGATCCGTTGCCATGGGCAAGAACGCCAGCACCATGACACCCCCCGATATCAAAGATCTGCTCGCCGAGTGGCAGGCGTGGGCGCACGTCTTCAGCAAGAGCCACCGCCGGGCCGCATTGCGCCTCGAACGGCGTCACTACTGGTTGGGCATTCCCAGCACCTTGATGGGTGCCGTCGTGGGGACGACCATTTTCGGTACGCTGGAAAAGGCAGCGGGGAGCTGGCCGCTCAAGATAGCTCTCGCCGCGGTGAGCATGTCGGCGGCGTGCCTCGTCGCACTGCAAACCTTCCTGCGTTATTTGGAAAGGGCCGGTCAGCACAATCTGGCGCACGCCGAGTACGAAGACATCGCCCGATCCATCGAGCTGCTCTCCCTCGACAGCCGCAGCCGGCGCGATTGGGTGAAGTCGCTCGAAGGCCTGGGCCACCGCCTCGACGCCATCAAGGGCAAGGCGCCCATCCCGCCCGACGCGGAAGATCTCGAACTGCAATTCGAAGAAGCAAAAGAGCGCTTCCGCCTCAGGCTCAGCGCATCGGTGAAGTTCCGCGAGCGCGACGTCCAGAGGCAGGCGGACACCACCCCCAACGTGCGCCACGCCGGCTTCTCCTTCCCCCCACCCATGGGCTACCTGAACGGCCCCCTCGAGCCTTCGCGCTTCTACGAAGACGACGAGCGCATCGCCTTGCGGCGTGAAGCCAAGGAGCGCGCCCGCTACGAGTCCGAGCGCAAAATCGCACTCGACCGCACCAACGAACCGCACTGGGAAGGCCCGAGCTTCGCAGCCCAACTCCGCGCCTTCGAAGACGTCGACGGCTAA
- the tesB gene encoding acyl-CoA thioesterase II: protein MSKPLEDLVELLALERIEENLFRGQSRDLGWGTVFGGQVLGQALSAAEQTVPAERHVHSLNAYFLRPGNVSHPIVYDVDRIRDGGSFNTRRVVAIQRGEPIFNLAASFQKLEEGYDHQDPMPEVPPPESLPTDQERAALSTELPARVREVAMAPGPFESRAIDVLDSAIRPTPRAPIRRVWVRATGTLPDRPTLHRSLLAYASDRSFLTTALFPHGAAWLTPGLQLASLDHVMWFHRPFRIDDWLLYVMESSTAQGSRGLTHGRFFSRDGHLVASTAQEGLMRVRTKTPTS from the coding sequence ATGAGCAAACCCCTGGAAGACTTGGTCGAGCTGCTCGCGCTGGAGCGCATCGAGGAAAACCTGTTTCGAGGTCAGAGTCGGGACTTGGGCTGGGGAACGGTCTTCGGCGGGCAGGTCCTCGGGCAGGCGTTGTCGGCGGCCGAACAGACCGTGCCGGCCGAGCGTCACGTACATTCCTTGAATGCGTATTTCCTCCGACCCGGAAATGTCTCCCACCCCATCGTCTACGACGTGGATCGCATCCGCGATGGCGGCTCGTTCAATACCCGCCGCGTGGTCGCCATTCAACGTGGGGAACCTATTTTCAATTTGGCGGCATCGTTCCAAAAGCTGGAAGAGGGATACGATCATCAGGATCCCATGCCGGAGGTACCTCCGCCGGAATCCCTCCCCACGGATCAAGAGCGCGCCGCGCTCTCGACGGAATTGCCGGCGCGGGTGCGCGAAGTGGCCATGGCCCCAGGCCCCTTCGAGAGCCGCGCGATCGACGTGCTGGACAGCGCGATTCGCCCGACGCCGCGCGCGCCGATCCGTCGCGTTTGGGTGCGTGCGACGGGAACCTTGCCCGATCGACCGACCTTGCACCGCAGCCTGCTCGCGTACGCTTCGGATCGGTCTTTTCTCACCACCGCGTTATTTCCGCACGGTGCGGCATGGCTAACCCCCGGCCTTCAACTCGCGAGCTTGGATCACGTGATGTGGTTTCATCGCCCATTTCGCATCGACGACTGGCTGCTCTACGTCATGGAGAGCTCGACGGCACAAGGCTCCCGCGGCCTGACGCACGGTCGTTTCTTCTCGCGTGACGGGCACCTCGTTGCGAGCACCGCACAAGAAGGATTGATGCGCGTGCGCACGAAGACGCCTACTTCGTAA